One Panicum virgatum strain AP13 chromosome 9K, P.virgatum_v5, whole genome shotgun sequence genomic region harbors:
- the LOC120649117 gene encoding cyclin-dependent kinase F-3-like isoform X4 produces the protein MERYKIIREIGDGTCGNVFMAYNVETNEIVAVKKMKRKFFQWEECVSLREVKALQKLIHPNIVKLKEVTMENHELFFIFEHMECNLYDVIRERQVAFSEGDIRNFMVQILQGLAYMHNNGYFHRDLKPENLLVTNGIVKIADFGLAREVSSSPPYTDYVSTRWYRAPEVLLQSSAYTPAIDMWAVGAILAELFTLSPLFPGESETDQLYKICTVLGTPDCTVWPEGMNLPRSSSFKFFQIPPRNLWEFIPNASLEAIDLIQRLCSWDPRRRPTAEQALQHPFFNVCNWVPRPVHDASHTKTNEPKAHPKLELNLWDFSTEPDDCFLDLTLSLKPSFPGTDLANHVPQHTEEEILLYSGFENTPVKSGFWPLVPSDRPIGDVPAMPSWQQAYMVDSQASLPGFSGSPFGLSLQPSLLENRSLAPIRQVNFF, from the exons ATGGAAAG GTACAAAATAATAAGGGAGATAGGTGACGGAACCTGTGGGAATGTTTTCATGGCCTATAATGTAGAAACAAATGAAATT GTTGCTGTTAaaaaaatgaagagaaagtTCTTCCAGTGGGAAGAATGCGTTAGTCTGCGAGAAGTGAAG GCTCTTCAGAAACTAATTCACCCTAACATTGTGAAGctgaaggaggtgacgatggaAAACCATGAGCTGTTCTTCATCTTTGAACACATG GAATGTAATTTATATGATGTTATAAGAGAAAGGCAAGTCGCTTTCTCTGAAGGGGATATAAGGAATTTTATGGTCCAAATACTGCAAGGTCTTGCATATATGCATAATAATGGATATTTCCACCGTGATTTGAAACCTG AGAATTTGTTGGTGACAAATGGTATAGTCAAAATTGCTGACTTTGGTTTGGCAAGAGAAGTATCTTCCAGTCCTCCTTACACTGATTATGTTTCCACCAGATG GTATCGGGCACCAGAGGTTCTGCTGCAATCTTCAGCTTACACACCTGCTATTG ACATGTGGGCTGTTGGTGCGATTTTGGCTGAGCTGTTCACATTGTCCCCACTTTTTCCTGGTGAAAG TGAGACAGACCAGCTTTACAAAATATGCACTGTGCTTGGGACCCCAGATTGCACTGTGTGGCCAGAGGGAATGAACCTGCCTCGTTCAAGTAGCTTTAAGTTTTTTCAG ATTCCTCCAAGAAACTTATGGGAGTTTATTCCTAATGCTTCTTTGGAAGCAATTGACTTGATCCAG CGGCTTTGTTCCTGGGATCCACGAAGGAGGCCAACTGCTGAGCAAGCATTACAGCATCCCTTCTTTAAT GTGTGCAACTGGGTACCAAGACCTGTTCATGATGCTTCCCATACAAAAACAAATGAACCTA AAGCACATCCAAAGCTGGAACTGAACCTGTGGGATTTCAGCACAGAACCTGATGACTGTTTCCTTGATTTAACACTCAGCTTAAAGCCAAGTTTTCCTGGAACAG ACCTTGCTAACCATGTTCCACAACATACAGAAGAG GAAATTCTACTATACTCAGGATTTGAGAATACGCCTGTCAAGTCTG GTTTTTGGCCACTGGTGCCGTCAGATCGGCCTATTGGTGATGTTCCAGCCATGCCATCCTGGCAACAGGCATATATGGTTGACAG CCAGGCGTCTTTGCCAGGGTTTTCTGGTTCTCCATTCGGGCTGTCGTTACAGCCGAGCCTGTTGGAGAACCGTTCACTAGCGCCTATCCggcaggtgaatttcttctga
- the LOC120649117 gene encoding cyclin-dependent kinase F-3-like isoform X3: MERYKIIREIGDGTCGNVFMAYNVETNEIVAVKKMKRKFFQWEECVSLREVKALQKLIHPNIVKLKEVTMENHELFFIFEHMECNLYDVIRERQVAFSEGDIRNFMVQILQGLAYMHNNGYFHRDLKPENLLVTNGIVKIADFGLAREVSSSPPYTDYVSTRWYRAPEVLLQSSAYTPAIDMWAVGAILAELFTLSPLFPGESETDQLYKICTVLGTPDCTVWPEGMNLPRSSSFKFFQIPPRNLWEFIPNASLEAIDLIQRLCSWDPRRRPTAEQALQHPFFNVCNWVPRPVHDASHTKTNEPKAHPKLELNLWDFSTEPDDCFLDLTLSLKPSFPGTDLANHVPQHTEEEILLYSGFENTPVKSAGFWPLVPSDRPIGDVPAMPSWQQAYMVDSQASLPGFSGSPFGLSLQPSLLENRSLAPIRQVNFF, from the exons ATGGAAAG GTACAAAATAATAAGGGAGATAGGTGACGGAACCTGTGGGAATGTTTTCATGGCCTATAATGTAGAAACAAATGAAATT GTTGCTGTTAaaaaaatgaagagaaagtTCTTCCAGTGGGAAGAATGCGTTAGTCTGCGAGAAGTGAAG GCTCTTCAGAAACTAATTCACCCTAACATTGTGAAGctgaaggaggtgacgatggaAAACCATGAGCTGTTCTTCATCTTTGAACACATG GAATGTAATTTATATGATGTTATAAGAGAAAGGCAAGTCGCTTTCTCTGAAGGGGATATAAGGAATTTTATGGTCCAAATACTGCAAGGTCTTGCATATATGCATAATAATGGATATTTCCACCGTGATTTGAAACCTG AGAATTTGTTGGTGACAAATGGTATAGTCAAAATTGCTGACTTTGGTTTGGCAAGAGAAGTATCTTCCAGTCCTCCTTACACTGATTATGTTTCCACCAGATG GTATCGGGCACCAGAGGTTCTGCTGCAATCTTCAGCTTACACACCTGCTATTG ACATGTGGGCTGTTGGTGCGATTTTGGCTGAGCTGTTCACATTGTCCCCACTTTTTCCTGGTGAAAG TGAGACAGACCAGCTTTACAAAATATGCACTGTGCTTGGGACCCCAGATTGCACTGTGTGGCCAGAGGGAATGAACCTGCCTCGTTCAAGTAGCTTTAAGTTTTTTCAG ATTCCTCCAAGAAACTTATGGGAGTTTATTCCTAATGCTTCTTTGGAAGCAATTGACTTGATCCAG CGGCTTTGTTCCTGGGATCCACGAAGGAGGCCAACTGCTGAGCAAGCATTACAGCATCCCTTCTTTAAT GTGTGCAACTGGGTACCAAGACCTGTTCATGATGCTTCCCATACAAAAACAAATGAACCTA AAGCACATCCAAAGCTGGAACTGAACCTGTGGGATTTCAGCACAGAACCTGATGACTGTTTCCTTGATTTAACACTCAGCTTAAAGCCAAGTTTTCCTGGAACAG ACCTTGCTAACCATGTTCCACAACATACAGAAGAG GAAATTCTACTATACTCAGGATTTGAGAATACGCCTGTCAAGTCTG CAGGTTTTTGGCCACTGGTGCCGTCAGATCGGCCTATTGGTGATGTTCCAGCCATGCCATCCTGGCAACAGGCATATATGGTTGACAG CCAGGCGTCTTTGCCAGGGTTTTCTGGTTCTCCATTCGGGCTGTCGTTACAGCCGAGCCTGTTGGAGAACCGTTCACTAGCGCCTATCCggcaggtgaatttcttctga
- the LOC120648453 gene encoding DNA-directed RNA polymerases II and V subunit 8A-like, with protein MPEHLFQDSFIVIGLDPDGKKFDKVSRVEAESEDSSIYMQLDVAIEVYPMQKGEKFKMVLASTLNLDGTPDTGYFTQASRETLADQFEYVMHGKLYRISDYTTPKQDPKVEIFGSFGGLLMLLRGEPSIAGSFELDQRIFLLIRKV; from the exons ATGCCCGAGCATCTCTTCCAGGACTCCTTCATCGTCATCGGGCTCGATCCTGATGGTAAAAAGTTCGACAAAG TTTCTCGTGTGGAAGCTGAGAGCGAGGATTCTAGTATATATATGCAGCTAGATGTTGCCATAGAGGTTTATCCAATGCAAAAAGGCGAGAAATTTAAAATGGTCCTAGCTAGTACTCTGAATTTGGATGGCACTCCAGATACTGGCTACTTCACACAG GCTAGCCGAGAAACGCTGGCTGACCAGTTTGAGTATGTCATGCATGGGAAGCTATACAGAATCTCAGATTACAC CACCCCCAAACAAGATCCTAAAGT GGAGATTTTTGGATCATTCGGTGGTCTCCTGATGCTGCTCAGGGGTGAACCTTCCATTGCTGGTAGCTTTGAGCTGGATCAGAGGATTTTCCTACTTATACGCAAGGTGTAG
- the LOC120649117 gene encoding cyclin-dependent kinase F-3-like isoform X2 has product MILMSLTVSCRYKIIREIGDGTCGNVFMAYNVETNEIVAVKKMKRKFFQWEECVSLREVKALQKLIHPNIVKLKEVTMENHELFFIFEHMECNLYDVIRERQVAFSEGDIRNFMVQILQGLAYMHNNGYFHRDLKPENLLVTNGIVKIADFGLAREVSSSPPYTDYVSTRWYRAPEVLLQSSAYTPAIDMWAVGAILAELFTLSPLFPGESETDQLYKICTVLGTPDCTVWPEGMNLPRSSSFKFFQIPPRNLWEFIPNASLEAIDLIQRLCSWDPRRRPTAEQALQHPFFNVCNWVPRPVHDASHTKTNEPKAHPKLELNLWDFSTEPDDCFLDLTLSLKPSFPGTDLANHVPQHTEEEILLYSGFENTPVKSGFWPLVPSDRPIGDVPAMPSWQQAYMVDSQASLPGFSGSPFGLSLQPSLLENRSLAPIRQVNFF; this is encoded by the exons ATGATTCTGATGTCACTTACTGTTTCTTGCAGGTACAAAATAATAAGGGAGATAGGTGACGGAACCTGTGGGAATGTTTTCATGGCCTATAATGTAGAAACAAATGAAATT GTTGCTGTTAaaaaaatgaagagaaagtTCTTCCAGTGGGAAGAATGCGTTAGTCTGCGAGAAGTGAAG GCTCTTCAGAAACTAATTCACCCTAACATTGTGAAGctgaaggaggtgacgatggaAAACCATGAGCTGTTCTTCATCTTTGAACACATG GAATGTAATTTATATGATGTTATAAGAGAAAGGCAAGTCGCTTTCTCTGAAGGGGATATAAGGAATTTTATGGTCCAAATACTGCAAGGTCTTGCATATATGCATAATAATGGATATTTCCACCGTGATTTGAAACCTG AGAATTTGTTGGTGACAAATGGTATAGTCAAAATTGCTGACTTTGGTTTGGCAAGAGAAGTATCTTCCAGTCCTCCTTACACTGATTATGTTTCCACCAGATG GTATCGGGCACCAGAGGTTCTGCTGCAATCTTCAGCTTACACACCTGCTATTG ACATGTGGGCTGTTGGTGCGATTTTGGCTGAGCTGTTCACATTGTCCCCACTTTTTCCTGGTGAAAG TGAGACAGACCAGCTTTACAAAATATGCACTGTGCTTGGGACCCCAGATTGCACTGTGTGGCCAGAGGGAATGAACCTGCCTCGTTCAAGTAGCTTTAAGTTTTTTCAG ATTCCTCCAAGAAACTTATGGGAGTTTATTCCTAATGCTTCTTTGGAAGCAATTGACTTGATCCAG CGGCTTTGTTCCTGGGATCCACGAAGGAGGCCAACTGCTGAGCAAGCATTACAGCATCCCTTCTTTAAT GTGTGCAACTGGGTACCAAGACCTGTTCATGATGCTTCCCATACAAAAACAAATGAACCTA AAGCACATCCAAAGCTGGAACTGAACCTGTGGGATTTCAGCACAGAACCTGATGACTGTTTCCTTGATTTAACACTCAGCTTAAAGCCAAGTTTTCCTGGAACAG ACCTTGCTAACCATGTTCCACAACATACAGAAGAG GAAATTCTACTATACTCAGGATTTGAGAATACGCCTGTCAAGTCTG GTTTTTGGCCACTGGTGCCGTCAGATCGGCCTATTGGTGATGTTCCAGCCATGCCATCCTGGCAACAGGCATATATGGTTGACAG CCAGGCGTCTTTGCCAGGGTTTTCTGGTTCTCCATTCGGGCTGTCGTTACAGCCGAGCCTGTTGGAGAACCGTTCACTAGCGCCTATCCggcaggtgaatttcttctga
- the LOC120649117 gene encoding cyclin-dependent kinase F-3-like isoform X1, with amino-acid sequence MILMSLTVSCRYKIIREIGDGTCGNVFMAYNVETNEIVAVKKMKRKFFQWEECVSLREVKALQKLIHPNIVKLKEVTMENHELFFIFEHMECNLYDVIRERQVAFSEGDIRNFMVQILQGLAYMHNNGYFHRDLKPENLLVTNGIVKIADFGLAREVSSSPPYTDYVSTRWYRAPEVLLQSSAYTPAIDMWAVGAILAELFTLSPLFPGESETDQLYKICTVLGTPDCTVWPEGMNLPRSSSFKFFQIPPRNLWEFIPNASLEAIDLIQRLCSWDPRRRPTAEQALQHPFFNVCNWVPRPVHDASHTKTNEPKAHPKLELNLWDFSTEPDDCFLDLTLSLKPSFPGTDLANHVPQHTEEEILLYSGFENTPVKSAGFWPLVPSDRPIGDVPAMPSWQQAYMVDSQASLPGFSGSPFGLSLQPSLLENRSLAPIRQVNFF; translated from the exons ATGATTCTGATGTCACTTACTGTTTCTTGCAGGTACAAAATAATAAGGGAGATAGGTGACGGAACCTGTGGGAATGTTTTCATGGCCTATAATGTAGAAACAAATGAAATT GTTGCTGTTAaaaaaatgaagagaaagtTCTTCCAGTGGGAAGAATGCGTTAGTCTGCGAGAAGTGAAG GCTCTTCAGAAACTAATTCACCCTAACATTGTGAAGctgaaggaggtgacgatggaAAACCATGAGCTGTTCTTCATCTTTGAACACATG GAATGTAATTTATATGATGTTATAAGAGAAAGGCAAGTCGCTTTCTCTGAAGGGGATATAAGGAATTTTATGGTCCAAATACTGCAAGGTCTTGCATATATGCATAATAATGGATATTTCCACCGTGATTTGAAACCTG AGAATTTGTTGGTGACAAATGGTATAGTCAAAATTGCTGACTTTGGTTTGGCAAGAGAAGTATCTTCCAGTCCTCCTTACACTGATTATGTTTCCACCAGATG GTATCGGGCACCAGAGGTTCTGCTGCAATCTTCAGCTTACACACCTGCTATTG ACATGTGGGCTGTTGGTGCGATTTTGGCTGAGCTGTTCACATTGTCCCCACTTTTTCCTGGTGAAAG TGAGACAGACCAGCTTTACAAAATATGCACTGTGCTTGGGACCCCAGATTGCACTGTGTGGCCAGAGGGAATGAACCTGCCTCGTTCAAGTAGCTTTAAGTTTTTTCAG ATTCCTCCAAGAAACTTATGGGAGTTTATTCCTAATGCTTCTTTGGAAGCAATTGACTTGATCCAG CGGCTTTGTTCCTGGGATCCACGAAGGAGGCCAACTGCTGAGCAAGCATTACAGCATCCCTTCTTTAAT GTGTGCAACTGGGTACCAAGACCTGTTCATGATGCTTCCCATACAAAAACAAATGAACCTA AAGCACATCCAAAGCTGGAACTGAACCTGTGGGATTTCAGCACAGAACCTGATGACTGTTTCCTTGATTTAACACTCAGCTTAAAGCCAAGTTTTCCTGGAACAG ACCTTGCTAACCATGTTCCACAACATACAGAAGAG GAAATTCTACTATACTCAGGATTTGAGAATACGCCTGTCAAGTCTG CAGGTTTTTGGCCACTGGTGCCGTCAGATCGGCCTATTGGTGATGTTCCAGCCATGCCATCCTGGCAACAGGCATATATGGTTGACAG CCAGGCGTCTTTGCCAGGGTTTTCTGGTTCTCCATTCGGGCTGTCGTTACAGCCGAGCCTGTTGGAGAACCGTTCACTAGCGCCTATCCggcaggtgaatttcttctga
- the LOC120649117 gene encoding cyclin-dependent kinase F-3-like isoform X5, producing the protein MILMSLTVSCRYKIIREIGDGTCGNVFMAYNVETNEIVAVKKMKRKFFQWEECVSLREVKALQKLIHPNIVKLKEVTMENHELFFIFEHMECNLYDVIRERQVAFSEGDIRNFMVQILQGLAYMHNNGYFHRDLKPENLLVTNGIVKIADFGLAREVSSSPPYTDYVSTRWYRAPEVLLQSSAYTPAIDMWAVGAILAELFTLSPLFPGESETDQLYKICTVLGTPDCTVWPEGMNLPRSSSFKFFQIPPRNLWEFIPNASLEAIDLIQRLCSWDPRRRPTAEQALQHPFFNVCNWVPRPVHDASHTKTNEPKAHPKLELNLWDFSTEPDDCFLDLTLSLKPSFPGTGFWPLVPSDRPIGDVPAMPSWQQAYMVDSQASLPGFSGSPFGLSLQPSLLENRSLAPIRQVNFF; encoded by the exons ATGATTCTGATGTCACTTACTGTTTCTTGCAGGTACAAAATAATAAGGGAGATAGGTGACGGAACCTGTGGGAATGTTTTCATGGCCTATAATGTAGAAACAAATGAAATT GTTGCTGTTAaaaaaatgaagagaaagtTCTTCCAGTGGGAAGAATGCGTTAGTCTGCGAGAAGTGAAG GCTCTTCAGAAACTAATTCACCCTAACATTGTGAAGctgaaggaggtgacgatggaAAACCATGAGCTGTTCTTCATCTTTGAACACATG GAATGTAATTTATATGATGTTATAAGAGAAAGGCAAGTCGCTTTCTCTGAAGGGGATATAAGGAATTTTATGGTCCAAATACTGCAAGGTCTTGCATATATGCATAATAATGGATATTTCCACCGTGATTTGAAACCTG AGAATTTGTTGGTGACAAATGGTATAGTCAAAATTGCTGACTTTGGTTTGGCAAGAGAAGTATCTTCCAGTCCTCCTTACACTGATTATGTTTCCACCAGATG GTATCGGGCACCAGAGGTTCTGCTGCAATCTTCAGCTTACACACCTGCTATTG ACATGTGGGCTGTTGGTGCGATTTTGGCTGAGCTGTTCACATTGTCCCCACTTTTTCCTGGTGAAAG TGAGACAGACCAGCTTTACAAAATATGCACTGTGCTTGGGACCCCAGATTGCACTGTGTGGCCAGAGGGAATGAACCTGCCTCGTTCAAGTAGCTTTAAGTTTTTTCAG ATTCCTCCAAGAAACTTATGGGAGTTTATTCCTAATGCTTCTTTGGAAGCAATTGACTTGATCCAG CGGCTTTGTTCCTGGGATCCACGAAGGAGGCCAACTGCTGAGCAAGCATTACAGCATCCCTTCTTTAAT GTGTGCAACTGGGTACCAAGACCTGTTCATGATGCTTCCCATACAAAAACAAATGAACCTA AAGCACATCCAAAGCTGGAACTGAACCTGTGGGATTTCAGCACAGAACCTGATGACTGTTTCCTTGATTTAACACTCAGCTTAAAGCCAAGTTTTCCTGGAACAG GTTTTTGGCCACTGGTGCCGTCAGATCGGCCTATTGGTGATGTTCCAGCCATGCCATCCTGGCAACAGGCATATATGGTTGACAG CCAGGCGTCTTTGCCAGGGTTTTCTGGTTCTCCATTCGGGCTGTCGTTACAGCCGAGCCTGTTGGAGAACCGTTCACTAGCGCCTATCCggcaggtgaatttcttctga